A stretch of the Planctomycetota bacterium genome encodes the following:
- a CDS encoding type II secretion system protein, protein MSGACATRRRSGRGLTLLEVIVAIGLLALLSGSILAFSYGLGQRRERLAIEGARLAAIDRILDRVEMVAGSATSSATPRGDTLALSGRAVWPVAPARGLPVAPADISAELRYDAEAGELRWRESAAGGTMELAAGGIEHVLLDGFEDLDAPRGARLPARVCIWLAAIEVDDGVTLSTDEDPLGGPPEDDLPLAPFDGLDDEDELPARPPDIVRAVLPLPAPPRRDAPALEPTDPANEDEDAPAFPRRDSRPGEDGGRP, encoded by the coding sequence GTGAGCGGGGCGTGCGCGACGCGGCGGCGGTCCGGGCGGGGCCTGACCCTGCTCGAGGTCATCGTCGCGATCGGGCTGCTTGCGCTGCTGTCGGGCAGCATCCTGGCGTTCAGCTACGGGCTCGGCCAGCGTCGCGAGCGGCTAGCGATCGAGGGCGCCCGGCTCGCCGCCATCGATCGCATCCTCGATCGCGTGGAGATGGTCGCTGGATCGGCCACGAGTTCCGCCACGCCGCGGGGCGACACGCTGGCCCTTTCGGGTCGTGCCGTCTGGCCCGTGGCGCCGGCGCGGGGGCTGCCCGTCGCGCCGGCGGACATCTCGGCCGAACTCCGATACGACGCCGAGGCGGGCGAGCTGCGCTGGCGGGAGTCGGCCGCGGGCGGCACGATGGAACTGGCCGCGGGTGGCATCGAGCACGTGCTCCTCGATGGCTTCGAAGACCTCGATGCGCCCCGCGGGGCCCGGCTGCCCGCGCGGGTGTGCATCTGGCTGGCGGCCATCGAGGTCGACGACGGCGTCACGCTGTCGACAGACGAGGATCCGCTCGGCGGGCCGCCGGAGGACGACCTCCCGCTCGCGCCGTTCGACGGGCTCGACGACGAGGACGAACTGCCCGCGCGGCCGCCCGACATCGTCCGGGCGGTGCTGCCGCTGCCCGCCCCGCCCCGCCGCGACGCGCCCGCATTGGAACCGACCGATCCGGCGAACGAGGACGAGGATGCACCGGCGTTCCCGCGCCGCGACTCGCGTCCGGGCGAAGACGGAGGCCGGCCATGA
- a CDS encoding prepilin-type N-terminal cleavage/methylation domain-containing protein codes for MHVRAGFTLIETLVTLALVVLLGSLVVPATLARSEQARTSAAERELELFPSIARREAQRLGGPVAIVLIPAEDERLELAAVRMPDSEEDPEADSNLPATWPRVAEDRVLPEGTSLVDPSELFDFVGEVDLVERRELVTAPKPEQESVPRVASPVDERGVPTGPVLVAWFLSDGTAVPVTTAAIELPDARRVRLTVRALSGEVGLSLALADPIEPDAADETKAGTAPAPTAAASAGGDEPG; via the coding sequence ATGCACGTTCGCGCGGGGTTCACGCTTATCGAGACGTTGGTGACGCTCGCGCTCGTCGTGCTGCTGGGTTCGCTTGTGGTGCCCGCGACGCTGGCGCGGTCCGAGCAGGCCCGGACGTCGGCGGCCGAACGAGAGCTGGAGCTTTTTCCGTCCATCGCCCGCCGAGAGGCGCAGCGGCTGGGCGGCCCGGTGGCCATCGTGCTGATCCCGGCGGAGGACGAGCGGCTCGAACTCGCCGCGGTCCGCATGCCCGATTCCGAAGAGGACCCCGAGGCGGATTCCAACCTTCCCGCGACCTGGCCCCGCGTGGCCGAGGATCGCGTGCTGCCCGAGGGCACCAGCCTCGTGGATCCGTCCGAGCTGTTCGACTTCGTGGGCGAGGTTGACCTCGTGGAGCGCCGTGAGCTGGTGACGGCGCCCAAGCCCGAGCAGGAGTCCGTCCCGCGGGTCGCCAGCCCGGTCGACGAACGCGGCGTGCCCACGGGGCCCGTGCTGGTTGCATGGTTCCTGAGCGACGGGACCGCCGTGCCGGTCACGACGGCCGCGATCGAGCTGCCCGACGCCCGCCGCGTGCGGCTCACGGTGCGGGCGCTCTCGGGCGAGGTCGGGCTGTCGCTCGCGCTGGCGGACCCGATCGAGCCCGACGCAGCGGACGAGACCAAGGCCGGCACAGCGCCGGCGCCGACGGCCGCCGCATCGGCCGGGGGCGACGAGCCCGGCTGA
- the gspG gene encoding type II secretion system major pseudopilin GspG, whose amino-acid sequence MAALDGGNDTMHTTLRNGGRSTGARRRAWKRHAFSLVEIMIVLAIIVLLSGLVGFAVLSRRDEANLKKAQIDVNTLKDALLDFNRRYQRWPTDDEGLAVLWSSETVDPEQEDAWSESLGQAMPNDPWGNPWEYAEEGERREGYYDLSSNGPDGEPDTDDDIYAWEEDEGGLGSGGGLAPPPSGG is encoded by the coding sequence GTGGCGGCCCTGGATGGGGGCAACGACACGATGCACACGACGCTGCGCAACGGAGGGCGGAGCACGGGAGCGCGTCGCCGCGCGTGGAAGCGGCACGCCTTCTCGCTGGTCGAGATCATGATCGTGCTGGCGATCATCGTGCTGCTCAGCGGCTTGGTCGGCTTCGCGGTGCTCAGCCGCCGCGACGAGGCCAACCTCAAGAAGGCCCAGATCGACGTCAACACGCTCAAGGACGCGCTGCTGGACTTCAACCGCCGCTACCAGCGCTGGCCCACCGACGACGAGGGCCTCGCCGTGCTGTGGAGCAGCGAGACCGTCGACCCCGAGCAGGAGGACGCATGGTCCGAATCGCTCGGCCAGGCGATGCCCAATGACCCCTGGGGCAACCCGTGGGAGTACGCCGAGGAGGGCGAGCGCCGCGAGGGTTACTACGACCTTTCGAGCAACGGGCCGGATGGCGAGCCGGATACCGACGACGATATCTACGCCTGGGAAGAGGACGAGGGGGGCCTTGGTAGCGGAGGCGGCCTGGCCCCGCCACCGTCGGGCGGCTGA
- a CDS encoding type II secretion system F family protein has product MPTFRYQAVDANGQAVAGRLAGASEAAILGELAERSLVPVEVAEERGRALLRRRGLSQRQMATAYQQIADLLRAGVPLLRALSLLGRSKSKPRKAEIFRGLAEAVSRGEELGDAMAAADGVFPDVHVAMVRAGEKGGSLEPVLVRLAAMVKAQAELRAKLIGALAYPAILVLVGLSVLSLIFGVFLPMFEGVLAEVDPLPKPTVILFAISDAVTARGPITALVLAVLVVAGWRVSKRPDVSRSVAVARTRAPVVGPLVRSIAVARFCRTFGTMLANGVPVLAAMRIAEDAAGNVLLAEAVARAAEAVRAGEPLAEPLASSGLFDPEVVEMIAVGESANNLPTVLETVADTIEQRVDRLLTAAVSLVGPAMLIVLALVVAFVAVGLILPMLQLSGVA; this is encoded by the coding sequence GTGCCGACCTTCCGCTACCAGGCAGTCGACGCGAATGGCCAGGCGGTCGCCGGCCGCCTGGCGGGGGCGAGCGAGGCCGCCATCCTGGGCGAGCTGGCCGAGCGATCGCTCGTGCCCGTCGAGGTCGCCGAGGAGCGAGGCCGGGCGCTGCTCCGGCGGCGGGGTCTCTCGCAGCGGCAGATGGCGACCGCGTACCAGCAGATCGCCGACCTGCTCCGCGCGGGCGTGCCGCTGTTGCGGGCCCTGAGCCTGCTGGGCCGCAGCAAGTCCAAGCCGCGAAAGGCCGAGATCTTCCGGGGTCTGGCCGAGGCGGTCTCGCGCGGCGAGGAGCTGGGCGACGCCATGGCGGCCGCCGACGGCGTGTTTCCGGACGTCCACGTCGCAATGGTCCGCGCGGGAGAGAAGGGCGGCAGCCTCGAGCCGGTGCTGGTCCGGCTGGCGGCGATGGTCAAGGCGCAGGCCGAGCTGCGGGCCAAGCTCATCGGCGCGCTGGCCTACCCGGCCATCCTGGTGCTCGTCGGGCTCTCGGTGCTGAGCCTGATCTTCGGCGTGTTCCTGCCCATGTTCGAGGGCGTGCTGGCCGAGGTCGACCCGCTGCCCAAGCCGACGGTGATCCTCTTTGCCATCAGCGACGCCGTGACAGCCCGGGGGCCGATCACCGCGTTGGTGCTCGCGGTGCTGGTGGTCGCGGGCTGGCGGGTGTCGAAGCGGCCCGACGTGTCCCGCTCCGTCGCCGTCGCCCGCACGCGGGCCCCGGTGGTGGGCCCGCTGGTCCGCTCGATCGCGGTCGCGCGGTTCTGCCGGACTTTTGGCACGATGCTGGCCAACGGCGTGCCGGTGCTGGCCGCGATGCGCATCGCGGAGGACGCGGCCGGCAACGTGCTGCTGGCCGAGGCGGTGGCCCGGGCGGCCGAAGCGGTCCGGGCGGGCGAGCCCCTGGCCGAGCCGCTGGCCAGCAGCGGGCTGTTCGACCCGGAGGTCGTGGAGATGATCGCGGTGGGTGAGAGCGCCAACAACCTGCCGACGGTGCTGGAGACCGTCGCCGACACCATCGAGCAGCGGGTCGATCGGCTGCTGACGGCCGCCGTCTCGCTGGTGGGGCCGGCCATGCTGATCGTGCTGGCCCTGGTGGTCGCCTTTGTGGCCGTGGGGCTCATCCTGCCGATGCTGCAACTCAGCGGGGTGGCGTGA
- a CDS encoding glutathione peroxidase, with translation MQTTVQPAVLLVLLVLPAALLLAACSSDDSDATDGAETAAAAPADAGDATVRGIAITLADGTPASMDDYAGRPVLVVNTASRCGYTPQLREMEALHAEYRDRGLVVLAVPSASFNQEPLDSAGAADFCEEMGATYVVAAKSDVVGEAAHPLFARLAEAEGEPRWNFTKYLIDQEGRVVARFDSAVEPTSDVVTFEIDRLLAGG, from the coding sequence ATGCAGACCACCGTACAACCCGCCGTGCTCCTCGTGCTGCTCGTGCTGCCCGCCGCCCTGCTGCTGGCCGCCTGCTCGAGCGATGACTCCGACGCGACCGACGGCGCCGAGACCGCGGCCGCTGCGCCGGCCGACGCCGGCGACGCGACGGTCCGCGGCATCGCCATCACGCTGGCCGACGGCACGCCGGCGTCGATGGACGACTACGCCGGACGCCCCGTGCTGGTGGTCAACACCGCCAGCCGATGCGGCTACACGCCCCAGCTACGGGAGATGGAGGCCCTGCACGCCGAGTACCGCGACCGGGGGCTCGTCGTGCTCGCCGTGCCGTCGGCGAGCTTCAACCAGGAGCCGCTGGATAGCGCCGGGGCGGCCGACTTCTGCGAAGAGATGGGCGCGACCTACGTCGTGGCGGCCAAGTCCGACGTCGTGGGGGAAGCGGCCCACCCGCTGTTCGCCAGGCTGGCCGAGGCCGAGGGCGAGCCCCGCTGGAACTTCACCAAGTACCTGATCGACCAGGAGGGCCGGGTCGTCGCCCGCTTCGATAGCGCCGTCGAGCCGACATCCGACGTGGTGACCTTCGAGATCGATCGCCTGCTCGCGGGCGGCTGA
- a CDS encoding 6-carboxytetrahydropterin synthase: MPASGTIRLTRTTRFCINDPAFGDAADQLRSDPNGFAAKPSMRGLGRYYSVDVTAEGAPDPQTGYLIDIKGIDNAVRRAVVPLLEDACRQRPADEPATLMPGLVDALAAALPVGLHELRFNPTPYYSIAMTTTQPAVVTLRQRFDFAAAHRLHVDGLSDAENEQMFGKCNNPSGHGHNYQVEPAVEVPVPSGGAMALTLADLERVTQSVVVDRFDHTNLNIDPPDFGPAGVNPTVEHIARVCYELLDAALRERHPEARLASVTVWETDRTSCTYPAGG; this comes from the coding sequence ATGCCTGCTAGTGGCACCATCAGACTCACGCGGACCACGCGGTTCTGCATCAACGACCCGGCCTTCGGGGATGCGGCCGACCAGCTCCGGAGCGACCCCAACGGCTTCGCCGCCAAGCCCAGCATGCGGGGCCTGGGCCGCTATTACAGCGTCGATGTCACCGCCGAGGGCGCGCCCGACCCGCAGACGGGCTACCTGATCGACATCAAGGGCATCGATAACGCCGTCCGCCGCGCTGTCGTGCCGCTGCTGGAGGACGCCTGCCGGCAACGACCCGCCGACGAGCCGGCCACGCTGATGCCCGGGCTCGTCGACGCCCTCGCGGCTGCCCTGCCCGTCGGCCTGCACGAACTGCGATTCAACCCCACGCCGTACTACTCGATCGCCATGACCACCACCCAGCCCGCCGTCGTCACCCTCCGCCAGCGCTTCGACTTCGCCGCCGCCCACCGGCTGCACGTCGACGGCCTCAGCGACGCCGAGAACGAACAGATGTTCGGCAAGTGCAACAACCCCAGCGGCCACGGGCACAACTACCAGGTTGAGCCCGCCGTCGAGGTGCCCGTGCCGTCGGGTGGCGCGATGGCCCTCACGCTGGCCGACCTGGAGCGGGTGACCCAGTCGGTCGTGGTCGATCGCTTCGACCACACCAACCTCAACATCGATCCGCCCGACTTCGGGCCCGCGGGCGTCAACCCCACCGTCGAGCACATCGCCCGCGTGTGCTACGAGCTGCTCGACGCCGCCCTCCGCGAGCGGCACCCCGAAGCGCGCCTCGCGAGCGTGACGGTGTGGGAGACGGATCGGACCAGCTGCACCTACCCGGCCGGCGGCTAG
- a CDS encoding PEP-CTERM sorting domain-containing protein (PEP-CTERM proteins occur, often in large numbers, in the proteomes of bacteria that also encode an exosortase, a predicted intramembrane cysteine proteinase. The presence of a PEP-CTERM domain at a protein's C-terminus predicts cleavage within the sorting domain, followed by covalent anchoring to some some component of the (usually Gram-negative) cell surface. Many PEP-CTERM proteins exhibit an unusual sequence composition that includes large numbers of potential glycosylation sites. Expression of one such protein has been shown restore the ability of a bacterium to form floc, a type of biofilm.), with product MQRASTATAIVAAVGLASAVSAQELIFDLSDIPAGGLLFGDTATIRLSAGFDPSDYAVAGVRTDFISSVGSEGFSNPRLVAPMDGPGTSAGVLSATGVDTIISGQLNFPTAGIYADPTNPIAFWEIDYTVDTFDVFEVDLRTATSRFDVYFARDSAISEPQVADLTEASGSFLVNVPAPGTLGLLALGGLALRRRR from the coding sequence ATGCAACGCGCGTCAACAGCAACAGCAATAGTCGCGGCCGTAGGCCTCGCCAGCGCCGTGTCGGCCCAGGAGCTCATCTTCGATCTCAGCGACATACCCGCCGGCGGGCTGCTGTTCGGCGACACCGCCACCATCCGACTGTCGGCCGGGTTCGACCCGTCGGACTATGCCGTGGCGGGCGTCCGGACCGACTTCATCAGCAGCGTGGGCAGCGAGGGCTTCAGCAACCCCAGGCTGGTCGCGCCGATGGACGGCCCGGGCACGAGCGCCGGGGTGCTCAGCGCCACGGGCGTGGACACGATCATCTCTGGTCAGCTCAACTTTCCCACGGCCGGCATCTACGCCGATCCAACCAACCCCATCGCGTTCTGGGAGATCGACTACACGGTCGACACGTTCGACGTGTTCGAGGTAGACCTGCGGACCGCCACCTCGCGGTTCGACGTCTACTTCGCCAGGGATTCGGCGATAAGCGAGCCCCAAGTGGCCGACCTCACCGAGGCCTCCGGCTCGTTCCTGGTGAACGTGCCCGCGCCCGGCACGCTGGGCCTGCTGGCGCTGGGCGGCCTCGCACTGCGGAGGCGGCGATGA
- a CDS encoding PEP-CTERM sorting domain-containing protein, which yields MIRMTTTMTATALLALAGTASAQELIFDLSDIPAGGLLFGETATIRLLAGFEPTDFAFAGVRTDFVTSVGSEGFGDPRLIAPLDGPGTEEGVLSATGVDDIVAGQISGLGGIYADTSNPIAFWEVDYTVDTFDVFEVQLSTDTSRFDVYIDMSSAASESRLADLTEASGSFLVNVPAPGTLAMLGLGAVVMRRRR from the coding sequence ATGATCCGCATGACAACGACGATGACCGCAACCGCGCTGCTCGCGCTCGCCGGCACGGCGAGCGCCCAGGAGCTCATCTTCGATCTCAGCGACATACCCGCCGGCGGCCTGCTGTTCGGCGAGACCGCGACGATCCGGCTGCTGGCGGGGTTCGAGCCCACGGACTTTGCATTCGCGGGCGTGAGGACGGACTTCGTGACGAGCGTTGGAAGCGAAGGCTTCGGCGACCCCAGGCTCATCGCACCGCTGGATGGCCCGGGCACGGAGGAAGGCGTCCTATCCGCCACCGGCGTCGATGACATCGTGGCCGGGCAGATCAGCGGTCTTGGCGGAATCTACGCCGATACCTCCAACCCCATCGCGTTCTGGGAGGTGGACTACACGGTCGACACGTTCGATGTCTTCGAGGTGCAGCTGAGCACCGATACGTCGCGATTCGACGTGTACATCGACATGTCGTCCGCGGCGAGCGAGTCCCGCCTGGCCGATCTCACCGAGGCCTCCGGCTCGTTCCTGGTGAACGTGCCCGCACCGGGCACCCTGGCGATGCTCGGGCTCGGCGCCGTTGTGATGCGACGGCGACGCTAA
- a CDS encoding AAA family ATPase, producing the protein MAETDPRADTSPDATAAAAEGFRRDYAAVREQIARAVVGQGEIVDGLLTCLFTGGHALLEGVPGIGKTLMVRSLSQALRLDFGRVQFTPDLMPADITGTTVIDEVETEGGQVKRQFAFQRGPIFAQMVLADEINRATPKTQSALLEAMQERSVTVAGTTYDLPEPFFVMATQNPIEQEGTYPLPEAQLDRFFFKLKVGYANRSEMAEIVARTTGAAAPEIEPVLDAGTILRHQQLVRRVAVAERVRDYAIRLVLATHARGQYARGEFATPMVNQYVRVGASPRAAQALILGGKCRALIDGRPSVSIEDLQRIALPALRHRIVPNFEAEAEGLEPDAIVENIVQTMPVEVAA; encoded by the coding sequence ATGGCCGAAACCGATCCGAGAGCCGACACGTCACCGGACGCCACCGCCGCCGCCGCCGAGGGCTTCCGCCGCGATTACGCGGCCGTCCGCGAGCAGATCGCCCGCGCCGTCGTCGGCCAGGGCGAGATCGTCGACGGGCTGCTGACGTGCCTGTTCACCGGCGGGCACGCGCTGCTCGAGGGGGTGCCGGGCATCGGCAAGACGCTTATGGTCCGCAGCCTGTCGCAGGCGCTGCGGCTGGACTTCGGCCGCGTGCAGTTCACGCCCGACCTGATGCCCGCGGACATCACCGGCACGACGGTCATCGACGAGGTCGAGACCGAGGGCGGCCAGGTCAAGCGTCAGTTCGCCTTCCAGCGAGGGCCGATCTTCGCGCAGATGGTCCTGGCCGACGAGATCAACCGGGCCACGCCCAAGACGCAGAGTGCGCTGCTCGAGGCGATGCAGGAGCGGAGCGTGACCGTCGCGGGCACGACCTACGACCTGCCCGAGCCGTTCTTCGTGATGGCGACGCAGAACCCCATCGAGCAGGAGGGCACCTATCCGCTGCCCGAGGCCCAGCTCGACCGCTTCTTCTTCAAGCTGAAGGTTGGCTATGCCAATCGAAGCGAGATGGCCGAGATCGTGGCCCGGACGACCGGCGCCGCCGCCCCCGAGATCGAGCCGGTGCTCGATGCCGGCACCATACTGCGGCACCAACAACTCGTTCGCCGCGTCGCCGTCGCCGAGCGCGTGCGGGACTACGCCATCCGGCTGGTGCTCGCGACGCACGCCAGGGGCCAGTATGCCCGGGGCGAATTCGCGACGCCGATGGTCAACCAGTACGTCCGCGTCGGCGCCAGCCCGCGGGCGGCCCAGGCGTTGATCCTGGGCGGCAAGTGCCGCGCGCTCATCGACGGTCGCCCCTCGGTGTCGATCGAGGACCTCCAGCGGATCGCGCTGCCCGCGCTGCGGCACCGCATCGTGCCCAACTTCGAGGCCGAGGCGGAGGGGCTGGAGCCCGACGCCATCGTCGAGAACATCGTGCAGACGATGCCGGTGGAGGTCGCGGCTTAG
- a CDS encoding pyridoxal phosphate-dependent aminotransferase: MDVARLISDRARSVDASGIRRIFQLGAQLDDPINLSIGQPDFPVPEPIKRAAIEAIEHDQNGYTPTTGVPELREAILEWLAVDLGWSFAGDAELLITSGTSGALFLAFLALLGPGDEAIIPDPYFVMYPHAATMCGGRAVRCDTYPDFRMTAERVEPLITERTKLVLYNAPSNPCGVVGSKDECRELLDLCRRRNVLLISDEIYDEFTFADAQADRTVRPDADGRHRGRCASPARFEDAENDVLIIRGFGKTYGVTGWRMGYAAGPAEIVQQIAKFQQYTYVCAPSIAQHGCIAAMGVDMAPIVEQYRQRRDRLVDEISRWTEVRSPGGAFYLFPRVPEGMTGTAFVERAIERSLLVIPGDFFSDRDTHFRLSFAASESTIDRGISVLRELYTGA, from the coding sequence ATGGATGTCGCCCGGCTGATCTCGGACCGCGCCCGCAGCGTCGATGCCTCGGGCATCCGTCGCATCTTCCAGCTCGGGGCGCAGCTCGACGATCCGATCAACCTCTCGATCGGCCAGCCCGACTTCCCGGTGCCCGAGCCCATCAAGCGGGCCGCGATCGAGGCCATCGAGCACGACCAGAACGGATATACCCCGACGACGGGCGTACCCGAGCTGCGCGAGGCCATCCTCGAGTGGCTCGCGGTGGACCTGGGCTGGTCCTTCGCGGGCGACGCCGAACTGCTGATTACCAGCGGGACGTCCGGCGCACTCTTCCTGGCCTTCCTGGCGCTGCTCGGGCCGGGCGACGAGGCCATCATCCCCGATCCCTACTTCGTGATGTACCCCCACGCCGCGACGATGTGCGGCGGCAGGGCCGTCCGCTGCGACACCTACCCCGACTTCCGCATGACGGCCGAGCGCGTCGAGCCGCTGATCACCGAGCGGACCAAGCTGGTGCTCTACAACGCGCCGTCGAATCCGTGCGGCGTGGTGGGCAGCAAGGACGAGTGCCGCGAGCTGCTCGACCTCTGCCGGCGGCGGAACGTGCTGCTGATCAGCGACGAGATCTACGACGAGTTCACGTTCGCGGACGCGCAGGCCGACCGGACGGTCCGCCCCGACGCGGATGGACGGCATCGCGGTCGGTGCGCCTCCCCCGCGCGGTTCGAGGATGCCGAGAACGACGTGCTCATCATCCGCGGGTTTGGAAAGACCTATGGCGTCACGGGCTGGCGGATGGGCTACGCCGCGGGCCCGGCCGAGATCGTCCAGCAGATCGCCAAGTTCCAGCAGTACACCTACGTGTGCGCGCCGTCGATCGCGCAGCACGGCTGCATCGCGGCCATGGGCGTCGACATGGCGCCGATCGTCGAGCAATACCGCCAGCGGCGGGATCGGCTGGTCGACGAAATCAGCCGGTGGACCGAGGTCCGCTCCCCGGGCGGCGCGTTCTACCTGTTCCCGAGGGTGCCCGAGGGCATGACCGGGACCGCCTTCGTCGAGCGAGCGATCGAGCGGAGCCTGCTGGTGATCCCCGGCGATTTCTTCTCGGACCGCGACACGCACTTCCGGCTGAGCTTCGCGGCCAGCGAATCCACGATCGATCGCGGCATCTCGGTGCTGCGCGAGCTGTATACCGGGGCCTGA
- a CDS encoding small basic protein, whose protein sequence is MSLHSSLRTGGALVQKRSVLTRAERVARLLAQKKMTKDDKHALGLPKVRT, encoded by the coding sequence ATGAGCCTCCACAGTTCCCTCCGCACCGGCGGCGCCCTGGTCCAGAAGCGGTCCGTGCTGACCCGGGCCGAGCGGGTGGCCAGGCTGCTGGCCCAGAAGAAGATGACCAAGGACGACAAGCACGCCCTCGGGCTGCCCAAGGTCCGCACCTGA
- a CDS encoding NADH-quinone oxidoreductase subunit I, translating into MAIRDEDIIRLSPPPVSDAERLYLREVVTGFGTTVRHLITSFGQGKVFPGKNTSRAMQYPEERREHLPVEEGGQNASNFRGVHRLNRDEEGRVKCVACMMCPTICPANCIHIVAEESPWDDREKYPKKFEIDELRCIFCGMCEEACPVDAIELTTEYDIVGESRQQMIFDKERLLHVYDVTIGKKPM; encoded by the coding sequence ATGGCCATCCGCGACGAGGACATCATCCGGCTCTCGCCGCCGCCCGTCTCCGACGCGGAGCGGCTGTACCTCCGCGAGGTGGTCACGGGCTTCGGCACGACGGTGCGGCACCTGATCACCAGCTTCGGCCAGGGCAAGGTCTTCCCCGGCAAGAACACCAGCCGGGCCATGCAGTACCCCGAGGAGCGGCGGGAGCACCTGCCCGTGGAGGAGGGCGGCCAGAACGCCAGCAACTTCCGCGGCGTGCACCGCCTGAATCGCGACGAGGAAGGCCGCGTCAAGTGCGTGGCCTGCATGATGTGCCCAACGATCTGCCCGGCCAACTGCATCCACATCGTGGCCGAAGAGAGCCCGTGGGACGACCGCGAGAAGTACCCCAAGAAGTTCGAGATCGACGAACTGAGGTGCATCTTCTGCGGAATGTGCGAGGAGGCCTGCCCGGTGGACGCCATCGAGCTGACCACCGAGTACGACATCGTCGGCGAGAGCCGCCAGCAGATGATCTTCGACAAGGAGCGGCTGCTGCACGTCTACGACGTGACGATCGGCAAGAAGCCGATGTGA
- a CDS encoding PEP-CTERM sorting domain-containing protein, whose protein sequence is MTRFLVPAMALAASAGAAQAQVILTFGFTDVNGSFSTADMTFSGDSVGLTSGDVTRVAAPAATALYEPGFVGGTADFSLDIDVMLSSATTADGNGSFTITDADGDTITGDIDGEFTTPGFGVVFFNGLLSNVSVNDLGAVDGQFDGPSGGAFASDLPGEAPYDGALVQLFIGDTPGFFDTDFTGISTQVDGIIVPAPASVALIGLGAAGLLGRRRR, encoded by the coding sequence ATGACTCGCTTTTTGGTTCCTGCCATGGCCCTGGCGGCATCAGCTGGCGCCGCACAGGCCCAGGTCATCCTGACCTTCGGTTTCACCGACGTGAACGGCTCGTTCTCGACCGCGGACATGACGTTCAGCGGCGATTCGGTTGGCCTCACGTCCGGCGACGTCACGCGTGTTGCCGCTCCGGCCGCGACGGCTCTGTACGAGCCGGGATTCGTGGGTGGCACCGCCGACTTCAGCCTGGATATCGACGTCATGCTGAGTTCGGCCACCACGGCCGACGGCAACGGCTCGTTCACCATCACGGATGCCGACGGCGACACGATCACCGGCGACATCGATGGCGAGTTCACCACGCCCGGCTTCGGCGTCGTGTTCTTCAACGGCCTGCTCTCGAACGTGTCGGTGAATGACCTCGGCGCGGTCGACGGCCAGTTCGACGGCCCCTCGGGCGGCGCGTTCGCCTCGGACCTGCCCGGCGAGGCGCCCTACGACGGCGCCCTAGTGCAGTTGTTCATCGGCGACACCCCCGGCTTCTTCGACACCGACTTCACGGGCATCTCGACGCAGGTCGACGGCATCATCGTGCCGGCGCCGGCCTCGGTCGCCCTGATCGGCCTCGGTGCCGCCGGCCTGCTCGGCCGCCGTCGCCGCTAG